One part of the Pithys albifrons albifrons isolate INPA30051 chromosome 21, PitAlb_v1, whole genome shotgun sequence genome encodes these proteins:
- the AUTS2 gene encoding autism susceptibility gene 2 protein, which produces MIKSSWFYVKFKHAEKLKPGQNSCRDSDSESASGESKGFHRSSSRERLSDSSAPSSLGTGYFCDSDSDQEEKASDASSEKLFNAVTNKDKEFGVGTPAEDDAPGARGPTVPKVSGLERSQEKSQDSSKDPLLEPVVPKDPCPQVPQPLAPPPSEPPPGARCPSPALAPRPELPTPLPPEEPARPPVPQPGQHPPGQHPVGQHPAGQHPVGQHPTGQHPSGPHPAGQHPTGQHPPGQHPPGQHPPGQHPPGQHPPGQHPPGQHPPGQHPPGQHPPRPQSPLPPAHPAVPAGQPHAATQSLAQPLSAYNSSSLSLNSLSSSRSSTPAKPQAPAAHVGQHPSASPFALPLPSPGALHSFAPALPPPAHPHHPNMFAPPAALPPPPPLTSGTLQVPGHPAGSTYSEQDLLRQELNTRFLASQSADRGASLGPPPYLRTEFHQHQHQHQHTHQHTHQHTFTPFPHAIPPTAIMPTPAPPMFDKYPTKVDPFYRHSLFHSYPPAVSGIPPMIPPTGPFGSLQGAFQPKTSNPIDVAARPGTVPHTLLQKDPRLTDPFRPMLRKPGKWCAMHVHIAWQIYHHQQKVKKQMQSDPHKLDFGLKPEFLSRPPGPSLFGAIHHPHDLARPSTLFSTASGGHPAGTPFGPPPHHSNFLNPAAHLEPFNRPASFSGLTAVGSNAFGGLGNPTVTPNSMFGHKDGPSMQSFSNPHEPWNRLHRTPPSFPTPPPWLKPGELERSSSAAAHDRDRDVDKRDSSVSKDDKERESIEKRHSSHPSPAPIHPVTSLGHNRSSNEQIRSHLNPEAREKEKPKERERDHSEARKEINVEEHKVKDNYISEKEGLSHESRVVEESKQMPRVPSPYARPPVVESTRPNSTSNREAERKNEPAYENPKKSNEVKVKEERKEDHDVQPEGPQTHRSSDQPPPISTSNVHPSPLVSMPMTVGVTGIHHMNSISGLDRTRMMTPFMGISPIPGGERFPYPSFHWDPMRDPLRDPYRELDIHRRDPLGRDFLLRNDPLHRLSTPRLYEADRSFRDREPHDYNHHHHHHHPLSVDPRREHERGAALDERERLHLLREDYEHARLHSVHPALDGHLPHPGILAPGLPSMHYPRVSPPTAHQNGLLNKTPPTAALSAPPPLISTLGPRPGSPRRTTPLSAEMRERPPSHTLKDIEAR; this is translated from the exons ATAAGGAGTTCGGAGTTGGCACACCCGCTGAAGATGACGCCCCTGGCGCTCGGGGCCCGACTGTCCCGAAAGTATCAGGACTAGAAAGGAGCCAAGAGAAgagccaggacagcagcaaaGACCCACTCCTCGAGCCCGTGGTGCCCAAAGACCCCTGTCCTCAGGTGCCACAGCCTCTGGCCCCGCCGCCCTCGGAGCCGCCGCCCGGTGCccgctgccccagccctgcgcTCGCCCCGCGCCCGGAGCTGCCCACGCCGCTGCCCCCCGAGGAGCCTGCAcggccccctgtgccccagcccggACAGCACCCCCCGGGGCAGCACCCTGTGGGACAGCACCCTGCTGGGCAGCACCCTGTGGGACAGCACCCCACTGGACAGCATCCCTCTGGAcctcatcctgctgggcagcatCCCACTGGACAGCACCCACCCGGACAGCACCCACCTGGACAGCACCCACCTGGACAGCACCCACCCGGACAGCACCCACCTGGACAGCACCCACCCGGGCAGCACCCGCCTGGACAGCACCCACCCGGGCAGCACCCGCCGCGGCCGCAGTCACCGCTGCCACCTGCCCACCCGGCCGTGCCCGCGGGGCAGCCCCACGCTGCCacccagagcctggcacagcccctctctgcctacaacagcagcagcttgaGCCTCAACAGCCTCAG cagcagcagaagcagcacccCTGCCAAGCCTCAGGCCCCCGCTGCCCACGTGGGGCAGCACCCGTCGGCGTCGCCGTTCGCGCTGCCGCTGCCCAGCCCCGGTGCCCTGCACAGCTTCGCGCCCGCGCTGCCGCCCCCCGCCCACCCGCACCACCCCAATATGTTCGCCCCGCCCGCGGCTCTGCCCCCTCCGCCGCCGCTGACGTCGGGCACGCTGCAGGTGCCAGGACACCCCGCTGGGAGCACCTACTCAG aaCAAGACCTCCTGCGGCAGGAGCTGAACACGCGGTTCCTGGCGTCGCAGAGCGCGGACCGCGGCGCCTCCCTGGGCCCCCCTCCCTACCTGAGGACAGAGttccaccagcaccagcaccagcaccagcacacacaccaaCACACTCACCAGCACACCTTCACGCCTTTCCCCCACGCCATCCCACCCACTGCCATCATGCCGACGCCAGCACCGCCCATG TTTGACAAATACCCTACAAAAGTTGACCCCTTCTACCGTCACAGT CTGTTTCACTCCTACCCTCCAGCTGTATCAGGGATTCCTCCCATGATTCCTCCCACTGGCCCCTTTGGATCACTGCAAGGAGCTTTCCAGCCCAAG ACTTCCAATCCTATTGATGTTGCAGCCAGACCTGGGACAGTCCCACATACCCTTCTCCAGAAAGATCCACGG TTGACAGATCCCTTCAGGCCCATGTTGAGG aagCCTGGGAAGTGGTGTGCCATGCACGTGCACATCGCCTGGCAGATCTACCACCACCAACAGAAAGTCAag AAACAGATGCAGTCTGACCCACACAAGCTGGACTTTGGGCTGAAACCAGAGTTCCTGAGCAGGCCACCAGGCCCCAGCCTGTTTGGAGCCATCCACCACCCCCACGACCTGGCCCGGCCCTCGACACTCTTCTCCACAGCCA GTGGGGGGCATCCAGCTGGCACCCCTTTTGGCCCACCACCTCACCACAGCAACTTCCTCAACCCAGCTGCTCACTTAG AGCCCTTCAACCGCCCCGCGTCCTTCAGCGGCCTCACCGCCGTGGGCAGCAACGCCTTCGGGGGGCTCGGCAACCCCACAGTCA CACCCAACTCAATGTTCGGCCACAAGGATGGCCCCAGTATGCAGAGCTTTAGCAACCCTCACGAGCCCTGGAACCGACTGCACCGAACTCCTCCTTCGTTCCCGACCCCTCCGCCCTGGCTGaagccaggagagctggagcGCAGTTCATCTGCTGCAGCTCATGACAGAGATAGAGATGTAGATAAACGAGACTCATCTGTTAGTAAAGATGACAAAGAAAG GGAGAGCATTGAGAAAAGACACTCCAGCCATCCTTCGCCAGCCCCAATCCATCCAGTAACCTCCCTCGGCCATAACCGCAGCTCCAACGAGCAGATCCGGAGCCACCTGAACCCCGAGGCTCGGGAGAAAGAGAAACCCAAAGAACGAGAGAGGGATCACTCCGAAGCTCGGAAGGAAATCAATGTTGAAGAGCACAAGGTGAAGGACAACTACATTTCGGAGAAAGAAGGCCTGAGCCATGAAAGCCGAGTGGTGGAAGAGTCTAAGCAGATGCCCAGGGTTCCTTCCCCCTATGCCAGGCCCCCCGTGGTGGAGAGCACCAGGCCCAACAGCACCTCAAACCGCGAGGCCGAGAGGAAGAACGAGCCGGCGTACGAGAATCCCAAGAAAAGCAACGAAGTCAAAGTGAAGGAGGAGCGAAAGGAAGACCATGATGTTCAGCCTGAGGGACCTCAGACTCATCGGTCATCTGATCAGCCACCACCTATATCTACATCCAACGTCCATCCAAGTCCTCTAGTGTCTATGCCCATGACTGTAGGTGTAACTGGAATACATCACATGAACAGCATCAGTGGCCTGGACAGGACTCGCATGATGACCCCTTTTATGGGAATTAGCCCAATTCCCGGTGGAGAACGTTTCCCCTATCCTTCTTTCCACTGGGATCCAATGCGAGATCCCTTGAGAGATCCGTACCGAGAGCTGGACATTCACCGCAGAGACCCCCTGGGCAGAGACTTTTTGCTGAGGAACGACCCCCTTCACCGCCTGTCGACGCCGAGACTGTACGAAGCAGACAGGTCCTTCAGGGACCGGGAACCTCACGActacaaccaccaccaccaccaccaccacccgcTGTCCGTGGACCCTCGGCGCGAGCACGAGCGGGGCGCGGCCCTGGACGAGCGGGAGCGGCTGCACCTGCTGCGCGAGGACTACGAGCACGCGCGGCTGCACTCGGTGCACCCCGCCCTGGACGGGCACCTGCCCCACCCCGGCATCCTCGCCCCGGGGCTGCCCAGCATGCACTACCCCCGGGTGAGCCCCCCCACGGCGCACCAGAACGGCCTCCTCAACAAAACGCCGCCCACGGCCGCTCTCAGCGCGCCCCCGCCGCTCATCTCCACCCTGGGACCTCGGCCCGGCTCTCCCCGAAGGACTACCCCTCTGTCCGCAGAGATGAGAGAGAGGCCTCCCTCTCACACCCTCAAGGACATTGAGGCTCGATAA